In a single window of the Rhopalosiphum padi isolate XX-2018 chromosome 1, ASM2088224v1, whole genome shotgun sequence genome:
- the LOC132928752 gene encoding peptidylprolyl isomerase domain and WD repeat-containing protein 1, which translates to MSEKREREDEDKSNGSDEDDDECVGPSLSELTNTVEKKKRKILKHEHLYLENLPTCDTYEKSYMHRDVITHILITKTDFLITASCDGHVKFWKKTEELIEFVKHFRSHLTPITDITDNYNGTLMCTISSDQTVKVFDVINFDMINMIKLDYIPLSACWVHSKGDPIHTVAVSSVAEPKIFIYDGKGINKPLHVIDKMHTKPIVFIKFNSMFDVAISADKSGIIEYWSGAKTDYTFPKCVQFDSKLDTDLFEFVRHKTHATSLCFSNDGLKFATMSPDRKVRVFNFLTGKLSRVYDESLLRFTELQQKKQQIPNIEFIRRMAIERELEKTEISHTANLCFDESGHYLFYPTMLGVKVVNIFNNTLVKIIGKPENLRALRVALFQGKAKKLKAAVTLEMEAATNPALEASISDPTLFCTAYKKNRFYMFTKREPEDIKSIDADRDVFNERPSKEDIISSTEAACIQRLYDTATLHTVFGDIQVALFKECQKTVENFCVHSKNGYYNGNIFHRVIKGFMIQTGDPTGTGLGGESIWGGEFEDEIRSHLKHDRPYTLSMANAGPNTNGSQFFITLIPTPWLDNKHTVFGRVTKGMEVVQTICNAKTHPKTDKPHDDVQIINISLK; encoded by the exons ATGTCGGAAAAAAGAGAACGCGAAGACGAGGATAAGAGCAATGGGTCCGACGAAGACGATGATGAATGCGTAGGTCCCAGTTTGTCCGAATTGACGAACACAGTTgagaaaaagaaaagaaaaa ttttaaaacatgAACATTTGTACTTGGAGAACTTACCAACATGTGATACTTATGAAAAAAGCTATATGCACCGGGATGTTATTACGCATATATTAATTACCaa aactGACTTTTTAATTACAGCAAGCTGTGACGGGCATGTGAAATTCTGGAAAAAAACTGAAGAGTTAATTGAATTTGTGAAACATTTTCGTAGTCATCTTACTCCAATTACTGATATAACAGATAATTATAATGGAACTCTTATGTGTACAATATCATCAGATCAGACAGTCAAAGTTTTTGATGTTattaattttg atatgATCAACATGATAAAATTAGATTACATACCACTTAGTGCATGTTGGGTGCATTCTAAAGGAGATCCAATTCATACAGTTGCTGT aAGCAGTGTAGCTgaacctaaaatatttatttatgacggAAAAGGAATAAATAAACCACTTCATGTTATTGATAAAATGCATACAAAaccaattgtatttattaag TTTAATTCAATGTTTGATGTGGCCATATCAGCAGATAAGAGTGGCATAATTGAATATTGGTCTGGAGCTAAAACAGATTATACATTTCCAAAGTGTGTACAGTTTGATTCTAAACTGGACACTGATCTCTTTGAGTTTGTTAGACATAAAACTCATGCAACCAGcttatgtttttcaaatgatgGTTTGAAATTTGCTACCATGTCACCAGACAGAAAG gtcagagtttttaactttttgacTGGTAAACTAAGTAGGGTATATGACGAATCTTTATTACGTTTTACGGAACTTCAGCAAAAAAAGCAACAAATACCTAACATTGAATTCATTCGAAG AATGGCAATTGAACGAGAGTTggaaaaaacagaaatttctcATACAGCTAATTTATGTTTTGATGAAAGtggacattatttattttatccaacCATGTTAGGTGTGAAAGttgttaacatatttaataacacaTTGGTCAAAATTATTGGAAAACCTGAAAACTTAAGAGCATTGAGAGTCGCTTTATTTCAA GGTAAGGCTAAAAAACTAAAAGCAGCAGTAACATTAGAAATGGAAGCAGCAACAAATCCTGCATTGGAAGCTTCTATAAGTGATCCTACATTGTTTTGCACAGCATATAAAAAGAATAGATTTTATATGTTTACcaa gcGAGAACCTGAAGATATTAAAAGTATTGATGCCGATCGTGACGTATTTAATGAAAGACCTTCGAAAGAAGATATTATATCTTCTACTGAAGCTGCTT gtATTCAACGATTATACGATACAGCTACTTTGCATACTGTTTTTGGTGATATTCAAGTTGCATTGTTTAAAGAATGCCAAAAAACAGTTGAGAATTTCTGTGTCCATAGTAAAAACGGATATTATAATGGCAACATATTTCATAGAGTTATTAAAGGATTTATGATTCAAACTGGAGATCCTACAG gTACTGGATTAGGCGGTGAAAGCATATGGGGTGGTGAGTTCGAAGATGAGATTCGTTCCCATTTGAAACATGACCGACCTTATACATTAAGCATGGCTAATGCTGGTCCAAATACTAATGGTAGTCAATTTTTCATCACACTTATACCCACT ccTTGGCTGGATAATAAACACACTGTATTTGGACGGGTTACTAAAGGAATGGAAGTAGTACAAACAATTTGCAATGCAAAAACTCATCCTAAAACCGATAAGCCACACGATGATGttcaaataattaacatcaGTTTGAAATAA
- the LOC132928742 gene encoding pyridoxal-dependent decarboxylase domain-containing protein 1, protein MSSPDAINETRSDVQVPDHDVEHSPFMELHDQFMQTLDNLDNNQLNTQLTSHALPLGSKTFCDILASLQTLVLTQNKKENGEGYEESALPVLQDLDKFSLTSYSLSYYISHCLPNEQTVPVLSLVNKSTTMWISRLFQFSNCGAFYTENMILSYERVVLLALHRMFGPEYLNLSEFPIVYCTPDPVLVGTIKRTALQIGMNEKCVQIIPCLSNVLCPYKADLGALETIIKTDIENHRKPLIVFARAGAHVTGQMDDIVNLKELCNKYNIWLHLSGDNLSGLALATFKTKSSNLADSMTLTPSIWLNISALPVITLFDKQYTSTEILNIYKSKCLPIWTCFQALGHDALVLRIQQKFEICHRIHSLVKRYDCLRILCETNDHNSESNEETVADIIANQENIPDLLHNLSSCLVIQFVPKDCNQRVSPYYDKLNSWLGQVLEREIPEAPLELCEIETLGVVVAFSPFTVLNSLVTEDDWETFSICLDQHIEILLATVDYKEKLTGLIANLPSLEYVEIDDWAGLGAVRYVPQLWKSSDQQLATDQDKQDLNRLNVRIVQQLRSIDAAFSLGEGSDGLACVRFGMVTADTDVAELLSLVQSTGRKEEESTKYIDSMAELVKKGIETATVDLKKETEEKIWQEGILRHVPVFGNLVNWWSPPAKNAVKGRWLDLEAGVVRSTEVIYEKKAQIEDSDGNENVTVAADDVPME, encoded by the exons ATGTCATCACCTGACGCGATCAATGAGACAAGATCTGATGTCCAAGTCCCGGATCATGAT gttGAACATTCTCCTTTTATGGAATTACATGATCAGTTCATGCAGACTTTGGATAATCTAGACAATAACCAATTAAATACCCAGCTGACGTCTCATGCCCTACCTTTGGGTTCCAAGACGTTTTGTGATATTCTGGCATCGTTACAA ACTCTGGTGTTAACTCAAAACAAAAAGGAAAATGGAGAAGGCTATGAAGAAAGCGCTCTTCCTGTTCTTCAAGATCTGGACAAATTCAGTTTGACATCATATTCTCTAAGCTATTACATAAGTCACTGTCTTCCAAATGAACAGACTGTGCCTGTTTTGTCTTTGGTCAATAAGTCTACAACTATGTGGATATCAAGATTATTTCa attttcaaaCTGTGGGGCATTTTATacagaaaatatgatattaagcTATGAAAGAGTGGTACTGCTTGCTTTGCACCGCATGTTTGGTCCAGAATACCTTAATCTATCCGAATTTCCAATAGTTTATTGTACCCCAGATCCAGTATTGGTTGGTACAATAAAGAGAACTGCCTTGCAA attGGAATGAATGAAAAATGTGTACAAATCATACCATGCCTATCAAATGTGCTATGCCCATACAAAGCAGACTTAGGAGCATTAGAAACTATCATCAAAACTGATATTGAAAACCATCGAAAACCTCTTATTGTTTTTGCAAGAGCAG GTGCGCACGTTACTGGTCAGATGGATGATATTGTAAACCTTAAAGAATTatgcaataaatacaatatttggtTACACTTATCTGGTGATAATTTATCAGGCCTGGCCTTGgcaacatttaaaacaaag agtTCTAATCTAGCTGATAGTATGACATTAACGCCAAGCATTTGGTTGAATATTTCTGCGCTGCCTGTTATT ACTttatttgataaacaatatacaagtacagaaatattgaatatttacaaaAGTAAATGTTTACCTATTTGGACATGTTTTCAA gctTTAGGACATGATGCGCTAGTGCTAAGGATAcaacaaaaatttgaaatttgtcaCCGTATTCATAGTTTGGTTAAACGTTATGACTGTTTGAGGATTTTG tgtgAAACTAATGATCATAACAGTGAGTCTAATGAGGAAACAGTTGCTGATATTATTGCTAATCAAGAGAATATTCCA GATCTATTACACAACTTATCGAGTTGTCTTGTCATCCAATTCGTACCAAAAGACTGTAACCAAAGAGTTTCTCCTTATTATGATAAACTAAATTCTTGG TTAGGTCAAGTGTTGGAGCGAGAAATTCCTGAAGCGCCTTTAGAATTGTGTGAAATTGAAACCCTTGGTGTTGTAGTAGCGTTTTCTCCTTTTACTGTTTTGAATTCACTAGTTACTGAAGATGATTGGGAAACGTTTAGCATTTGTTTGGATCAACATatt GAAATTTTGCTAGCTACAGTTGATTATAAAGAAAAACTGACAGGACTTATAGCCAATCTGCCATCACTTGAATACGTTGAAATCGATGACTGGGCAGGACTTGGTGCTGTAAGGTATGTACCACAACTGTGGAAATCGTCTGACCAGCAATTGGCCACTGATCAGGATAAGCAAGATTTAAATCGATTAAATGTACGAATCGTACAGCAACTCCGTTCAATTGATGCTGCATTTTCATTAG GCGAAGGAAGTGACGGATTAGCCTGTGTTCGTTTTGGTATGGTCACAGCTGACACAGATGTAGCTGAATTATTGTCTCTGGTCCAAAGTACTGGGCGTAAAGAAGAAGAGTCAACCAAATACATTGATTCAATGGCCGAACTTGTAAAAAAAG gcATAGAAACTGCAACTGTAGACTTAAAAAAAGAAACTGAAGAAAAAATATGGCAAGAAGGTATTTTAAGACATGTACCAGTTTTTGGGAACTTAGTTAACTGGTGGTCTCCACCGGCCAAAAATGCAGTAAAAGGTCGATGGTTAGATTTGGAGGCAGGTGTGGTTCGATCTACTGAAGTGATATATGAAAAGAAGGCACAAATAGAAGATTCAGATGGCAATGAGAACGTAACTGTTGCGGCTGATGATGTGCCAATGGAGTAA